The sequence below is a genomic window from Pelmatolapia mariae isolate MD_Pm_ZW linkage group LG9, Pm_UMD_F_2, whole genome shotgun sequence.
tctttttttacttcttttcgctttgtgtttccatgtttttcCTCATTTCTGTTAAAACGCCAGCCAAGTCAGTATGGTGGGCAGTGTGGTTAGGACCAAGGCGAGGCCCCTGGCGTTGGCAGATCTGGGGGCTCCGTTGCCGCCGCCACAGAGTTCAAACAAACTCCCGCGGAAATTCAGGTTTCGGGACTCCTTTTTCAGTTTATCCCAGAGGTCCGTCGCTCCCTCCTGGCAGTCCGCCAGCGCCGTCGTGGCACAGGAGTGGAAGTTATCCCAGTAACTGGCAGGAGAAAACACAGCAAGCATTAACGCCACAAGCTTTTGACTGCAGTGGGAGGCTGGTTTTTAAACTGACTGCATCAGCTACACTGAGGAGCAGAGCCAAGAGTGGAAGCCATCCCAGAATCTGGCAGCACTGAacacacagagaggaaaaagCTTATGAAGATCCAGCCGGTGAACTTCATCTAGTTTTTATATTCCAGTAAAACAAAGCTGAAGCTCGAGAGCTGCAGCCTGCGCCCATTACAGCGCCGCCGTCTCCATCATTACCCAGCAAAAACAATTCAATATTGAAGGCAAAATACTGGCTGCCTTTAGCGGCTACCACACAGGAGCACGCCTACTGAGCATTTACAATAGAAGCTGCTACACAATCAGCACTTTACTGATTCTAATGTTTTTAGTCCACATACAACTAAAGCTTTGTTTCTTCCAACTGGtcacaatttattttttgtttttaatgttcccAAATCTGCAGCCGCATA
It includes:
- the nrn1a gene encoding neuritin, which translates into the protein MGVTWSSRCLALFLALHIVSVLQTVLVSAGQCDSVFKGFSDCLIQLGDNMANYPQDLDDRQNLHQICTYWDNFHSCATTALADCQEGATDLWDKLKKESRNLNFRGSLFELCGGGNGAPRSANARGLALVLTTLPTILTWLAF